The window TAGCATAAGTTGGGTACTTACCTTTTGCTTGCACATCGCCGCAGTAGAAGATATTTTGTTCCCACATATGACGGTTAGCCAAAATATCTTTAGGATCTGGTGTTAATGGGTAGTCCACAATACCACAAATCATATTACCAACTACGTAGTTAGGATCTAATGCATGAGCAATCTTAACTGCGCGAGCACTAGCGACAAATTGGTAGTGCAGTTTTTGGTAGGCATGTTGATATACCTTATCATCAGTTACATTATTACCAAATGAACTAAGCATTAAAAGCGTTGAATTAATTTCATTAAATGTAAGCCAGTACTTAACTAGTCCTCTGTATTCTTCAAACAAAGTAGTTGCGTATTTAACATACATATCGATCATTTTTCGATCGCCCCAGTCATGGTATTTTTCACTGAGGTATAGTGGATCTTCGTAGTGAGAAATAGTAACTAAAGGTTCAATCCCGTACTTTTTACATTCCTCAAATACATGGCGATAAAAATCCAATCCAGCTTGATTTGGCTTTTCTTCATCGCCTTTAGGGAAAATTCTAGTCCAGGCAATTGAAAGGCGGAAGGTCTTAAAGCCCATTTCAGCAAACATCTTAATGTCTTCTTTATAGTGGTGGTAAAAATCAATTGCCACGTGGTTTGGATAATATTCATTTGGATCAATTGCACCAACTGCACCTTCTGGCAAGCCCGCACCGGGAATGGCTGGCGTTTTTTCTAATTTGCCATTCAACTTGTAAGTCAACATTCTTGGCGCATCTAAACTACCAGCAGTTGTAATATCAGTGACTGATAATCCCTTACCATCTTCATCATACGCACCTTCAATTTGATTTGCGGCAGTAGCTCCGCCCCATAAAAAGTTCTTTGGAAATGACATTTATATTTCTCCTCTTTTTCAATATTAATTATCTTCATTATATATGAAATCGATTACATCAGCTAAGCCATTTGCGGATTTGAACTAGCTGTTTCTGTTTCACTAGCTCCTTCTAAGTCTAGAATTTCTTGTCCCACTTTTACCTTACCTTGGCTAACAACAGTGATCTTTTCATAATCTTTTGAGTTAGTGACTACAATTGGAGTCGTCACAACATAACCCTTAGCATGAATTGCATCGATATCAAACTTAACTAACTCATCACCTGCTTTAACTTCGTCACCTTTTGCAACTAAGGTTTCAAAACCATGTCCTTGTAAGTTAACAGTATCCATTCCGATGTGCATTAAGATTTCTGCACCATCACTTGTCTTCATTCCGATAGCATGTCCAGTTGGGAAAGTCATCACAACCTTACCATCTGCTGGTGCATGTAAAACTCCTTCGCTAGGCTCAACAGCAACTCCTTCACCCATAGCACCGCTTGAGAACACTTCGTCTTTTACTTCTGAAAGTGGTAATAATTCACCAGCAAGTGGACTAACTAATTCAGTTGAAACATTTAAGTCGCTAGTGCTTGCTAAACTTGGAGCAGCTTTTGCAATAGCATCAGCTTGGTTTGCAACTTCTTGAACAGTCTTTGCTTGTTTTTCATCATAAGCTTGATCAACACTCTTCTTGCCAAGAGCTATTTGTAAAATAAATCCAAGAACAAATGACACAGCCATCGCAATCATCAAACCGTAAACACTCATATCAACGCCAGTCTTTGGACCAATAGCAGCAGGAATTACGAAGACTCCCATACCGCCCATCATGTACATCTTAGTACCAAAGAATCCAATCAAGCCACCACCAATACCAGCTGCAATACAACTTAAGACAAATGGCTTTTTACGTGGAAGAGTTACACCATAAATAGCTGGTTCAGTAACACCGAAAATTCCTGATAAGAATGCTGGAAGTGCAATACCTTTTAATTTTTGATCTTTAGTTTGTAATAAGATTGCTAAAACAACACCAATTTGTGCAAATGAAGCACCTAATGATAAGCCTAAGATTGGGTCATAACCTAAAGCAGCAATGTTTGACATCATCACTGCGACAAATCCCCAGTGGACACCGAAAATAACGAATACTTGCCAGAAGCTACCAAGTAAAACACCAGCCAATACTGGACTAAAGTTGTAAACAGCTGAAGTAATGGCAGCAAGTGCATTACCAATCCAAGTAGCAAGTGGCCCGATAATTAAGAAAGTCAAAGGAACAACAATCAGTAAAGTAACAAATGGAACTAAGAAAGTTTTTACCACAGTTGGAATCCATTTTTTGCACCATCTTTCAACAACAGAAGCAAACCAAACTGCTAAAATAATTGGAATAACTGTTGAAGTATAGTTCATTGAAATAATTGGAATGCCTAAGAATGTAGCATGAACTTGTGAATGTAAAAATGTTCCGTTAAATAAATCAAATAAAACTTTTTTGCTGCTATTCATTGCTACCATTGCTGGATAACACATTGCAGCACCAATTGTAATGGCTGTAAAGCGGTCTACCTTAAATTTCTTAGCACTAGTAATTGCTAGAATAAGTGGTAAGAAGTAAAAGAAACCATCCCCAATTGCATACAAAACTTCATAAGTACC of the Lactobacillus gasseri ATCC 33323 = JCM 1131 genome contains:
- a CDS encoding glycoside hydrolase family 1 protein, encoding MSFPKNFLWGGATAANQIEGAYDEDGKGLSVTDITTAGSLDAPRMLTYKLNGKLEKTPAIPGAGLPEGAVGAIDPNEYYPNHVAIDFYHHYKEDIKMFAEMGFKTFRLSIAWTRIFPKGDEEKPNQAGLDFYRHVFEECKKYGIEPLVTISHYEDPLYLSEKYHDWGDRKMIDMYVKYATTLFEEYRGLVKYWLTFNEINSTLLMLSSFGNNVTDDKVYQHAYQKLHYQFVASARAVKIAHALDPNYVVGNMICGIVDYPLTPDPKDILANRHMWEQNIFYCGDVQAKGKYPTYAKRLWNEHNVHLDITEQDRKDLLEGKVDIYTFSYYMSNIITTHEVKDKVGGNFAAGVKNPYLKYSEWGWATDPDGLQYYLEVMYDRYDIPMMVVENGLGAVDKISDDGKIHDDYRIDYLRMHIKAMERAIDDGVDLIGYTTWGCIDLVSAGTGQMSKRYGFIYVDRDDEGKGTLKRMPKDSFYWYKKVIESDGKDLD
- a CDS encoding beta-glucoside-specific PTS transporter subunit IIABC, whose amino-acid sequence is MAKNYDALAKTIIKDVGGKDNVISVVHCTTRLRFKLKDEKKANDDALKDTDGVVTVVKAGGQYQVVIGNEVADVYEAVLKEGGFSGGGQVADDDLDDSNMSLMDKAIDLISGIFTPILGPMAAAGMIKGLTAMCASFGWLAKTSGTYEVLYAIGDGFFYFLPLILAITSAKKFKVDRFTAITIGAAMCYPAMVAMNSSKKVLFDLFNGTFLHSQVHATFLGIPIISMNYTSTVIPIILAVWFASVVERWCKKWIPTVVKTFLVPFVTLLIVVPLTFLIIGPLATWIGNALAAITSAVYNFSPVLAGVLLGSFWQVFVIFGVHWGFVAVMMSNIAALGYDPILGLSLGASFAQIGVVLAILLQTKDQKLKGIALPAFLSGIFGVTEPAIYGVTLPRKKPFVLSCIAAGIGGGLIGFFGTKMYMMGGMGVFVIPAAIGPKTGVDMSVYGLMIAMAVSFVLGFILQIALGKKSVDQAYDEKQAKTVQEVANQADAIAKAAPSLASTSDLNVSTELVSPLAGELLPLSEVKDEVFSSGAMGEGVAVEPSEGVLHAPADGKVVMTFPTGHAIGMKTSDGAEILMHIGMDTVNLQGHGFETLVAKGDEVKAGDELVKFDIDAIHAKGYVVTTPIVVTNSKDYEKITVVSQGKVKVGQEILDLEGASETETASSNPQMA